The following are encoded in a window of Eschrichtius robustus isolate mEscRob2 chromosome 1, mEscRob2.pri, whole genome shotgun sequence genomic DNA:
- the NET1 gene encoding neuroepithelial cell-transforming gene 1 protein isoform X2, with product MVAHDEVGGLLPIKRTIRVLDVNNQSFREQEEPSNKRVRPLARVTSLANLISPVRNGAVRRFGQTIQSFTLRGDNRSPASAQKLSSRSTVPAPAKRRSSALWSEMLDVSMKQSLTSREIKRQEAIYEMSRGEQDLIEDLKLARKAYHDPMLKLSIMSEEELTQIFGDLDAYIPLHEDLLARIGEATKPGGTVEQIGHILVNWLPGLNAYKGYCSNQLAAKALLDQKKQDPRVQDFLQRCLESPFSRKLDLWSFLDIPRSRLVKYPLLLKEILRHTPKDHSDVQLLEEAILIIQGVLSDINLKKGESECQYYIDKLEYLDEKQKDPRIEASKVLLCHGELKNKNGHKLYIFLFQDILVLTRPVTRNERHSYQVYRQPIPIQELVLEDLQDGDVRMGGSFRGAFSNSDKAKNIFRVRFQDPSPGQSHTLQANDVFHKQQWFNCIRAAMAPSRQATSPSELQGLPEPHEEYGENCPPASNARAQRRASTASSVTQVEVDGDASESVTPVHTADDAKGMKAPRAQAGLRKARDKAQVGGKRKETLV from the exons ATGGTGGCGCACGATGAGGTCGGAGGTCTCCTACCTATTAAAAGGACTATACGAGTCCTCGATGTGAACAACCAGTCCTTCAGAGAGCAGGAG GAGCCAAGCAATAAAAGAGTTCGACCTCTAGCTCGGGTCACATCCTTGGCAAATTTAATCTCTCCTGTAAGAAATGGAGCCGTCAGACGATTTGGTCAAACCATACAG tcatTTACCCTTCGTGGTGACAACAGATCCCCCGCTTCTGCCCAGAAGTTATCCAGCAGATCGACAGTCCCGGCGCCCGCCAAAAGGAGAAGCAGTGCCCTGTGGTCAGAGATGTTAGACGTCAGCATGAAGCAGTCTTTAACCTCCAGAGAGATCAAACGTCAGGAG gcAATATATGAAATGTCCCGAGGTGAACAGGATTTAATTGAGGATCTCAAGCTTGCAAGAAAG GCCTACCATGACCCCATGTTAAAGTTGTCTATTATGTCAGAAGAGGAACTCACACAGATATTTGGTGATTTGGACGCTTATATACCCCTGCATGAAG ATTTGTTGGCAAGAATAGGAGAAGCAACCAAGCCTGGTGGAACAGTAGAGCAGATTGGTCACATTCTTGTGAACTGG TTGCCAGGCTTGAATGCCTACAAAGGCTACTGCAGTAACCAGCTGGCAGCCAAAGCTCTTCTTGATCAAAAGAAACAGGATCCAAGAGTCCAAGACTTCCTCCAGCGATGTCTTGAGTCTCCCTTCAGTCGAAAACTAGATCTTTGGAGCTTCCTAGATATTCCTCGAAGCCGCCTTGTTAAATACCCtttactgttgaaagaaattcttAGACACACTCCAAAAGACCACTCTGATGTTCAGCTTCTGGAGGAAGCT atATTGATAATACAAGGAGTTCTCTCTGATATCAACTTGAAGAAAGGTGAATCGGAATGCCAGTATTACATTGACAAGCTGGAGTATCTGGATGAAAAGCAGAAGGACCCTAGAATTGAAGCAAGCAAAGTATTGCTTTGCCATGgggaactgaaaaataaaaatggacat AAACTCTACATTTTCCTGTTTCAAGACATCTTGGTTTTGACTCGGCCTGTTACACGAAACGAGCGTCACTCCTACCAGGTTTACCGGCAGCCAATCCCAATCCAGGAGCTGGTCTTGGAAGACCTGCAGGATGGAGACGTGAGGATGGGAGGGTCCTTTCGAGGGGCTTTCAGCAATTCAGATAAAG ctaaAAATATCTTTCGAGTTCGCTTCCAAGACCCCTCTCCAGGCCAGTCCCACACTCTACAAGCCAATGATGTGTTCCACAAGCAGCAGTGGTTCAATTGTATCCGAGCTGCCATGGCCCCTTCCCGGCAGGCCACCAGCCCCTCTGAGCTGCAGGGCTTGCCGGAGCCCCACGAGGAGTACGGAGAGAACTGCCCCCCTGCCAGCAATGCCAGGGCCCAGAGACGGGCGTCCACGGCATCCAGCGTGACTCAGGTGGAAGTTGATGGAGACGCTTCCGAAAGTGTCACCCCAGTGCACACAGCAGACGACGCTAAGGGCATGAAAGCGCCCCGAGCCCAGGCTGGCCTCCGAAAAGCCAGGGACAAAGCCCAGGTCGGTGGCAAGCGGAAAGAGACACTGGTGTAA